In the genome of Physeter macrocephalus isolate SW-GA chromosome 20, ASM283717v5, whole genome shotgun sequence, one region contains:
- the KLLN gene encoding LOW QUALITY PROTEIN: killin (The sequence of the model RefSeq protein was modified relative to this genomic sequence to represent the inferred CDS: inserted 1 base in 1 codon; deleted 1 base in 1 codon; substituted 2 bases at 2 genomic stop codons) — MNYGTVGLCSPSEWASRGDLGGFKRRWRDTRATVGTTFRRRSRVFLVGELSKFPLPFDSSRGKCFASFAQGAPAMYVXLDPRATLVSAEEXAQTILPPERCRCWRLRSWLHKHPRPSTCPRLPSPWLPPLILADLGARVPKLVXTLSCYPQSKLEEGDLKLRALDPLPLRLANRGRRGWAPGDWRIFLASALPPRANLSGAVLAGQRVSPAAAR; from the exons ATGAATTACGGGACTGTAGGACTCTGCAGCCCCAGCGAGTGGGCG AGCCGAGGAGACCTAGGAGGGTTCAAAAGGAGGTGGAGGGATACACGGGCCACAGTCGGAACTACTTTCAGGAGGAGGTCACGTGTGTTCCTAGTTGGGGAACTTTCCAAATTCCCACTCCCATTTGATAGCTCTAGAGGCAAGTGCTTCGCTTCCTTTGCCCAGGGTGCTCCCGCCATGTACGTGTAGCTGGACCCCAGAGCCACCCTGGTTTCAGCGGAAGAATAGGCTCAGACGATCCTCCCGCCGGAGCGCTGTCGGTGCTGGCGCCTGAGGAGCTGGTTACACAAGCACCCACGTCCAAGCACGTGCCCCCGCCTCCCCTCACCTTGGCTGCCGCCGCTGATTCTTGCAGATCTCGGAGCAAGAGTTCCCAAGCTGG GCACCCTTTCCTGCTACCCACAGAGCAAGCTAGAGGAAGGAGACCTGAAACTCCGAGCTCTGGATCCGCTACCACTGCGCCTTGCAAACCGTGGGAGAAGGGGCTGGGCCCCGGGGGACTGGCGCATCTTCCTTGCTAGTGCCCTGCCCCCTAGGGCGAACCTTTCTGGTGCTGTACTCGCGGGGCAACGGGTATCTCCTGCAGCAGCCCGGTGA